The Thermoplasmata archaeon genomic sequence TCTACTCGATCACGGGGGCCGGCACGGTCCCGGTCGGCCGGGTGGAGACGGGCATCTTGAAGGCCGGGATGAAGGTCCACTTCATGCCCGCAGACAAGGTGGGCGAGGTCAAGTCCATCGAGATGCACCACGAGTCGATTCCCGAGGCGGTCCCCGGGGACAACGTGGGGTTCAACGTCCGCGGCGTCGACAAGAAGGACCTGCGCCGGGGCGATGTAGCCGGGCCCACGGAAAACCCGCCGACGGTCGCCAAGAGCTTCACGGCGCAGATCGCCGTGCTCAACCACCCGTCCGTGATCACGGTCGGCTACACGCCCGTGTTCCACGCGCACACGGCCCAGGTCGCGTGCACGTTCGAGGAGATCATCGCGGTCCTCGACCCCAAGACGGGCGCCCCGAAGGCCGAGAAGCCCGAGTTCATCAAGACGGGGGACGTGGCCCGCGTGAAGATCCGCCCGACGAAGCCCATGGTCATCGAGCCGTACAAGCAGTTCCCCCAGATGGGCCGGTTCGCGATCCGCGACATGGGCCAGACCGTCGCGGCAGGCACGGTCATCGACGTCGAGAAGCGGTGACCTCCTTCCCCCTTTTCCGCTCCGTTTGGTGATTCAGAAGATGGCACAGAAGGCCCGGATATCCCTCAGCGGCACCGACCCGAAGAAGGTCGACAACGTGTGCCAGCAGATCAAGCTCATCAGCGAGCGCACGGGCGTCGCGATGTCCGGGCCCATCCCCCTGCCGACGAAGCGGCTCGTCGTGCCCGTGCGGAAGAGCCCGGACGGCGAGGGTTCCGAGACCTGGGACCGCTGGGAGATGCGAATCCACAAGCGGCTCATCGACCTCGATGCGGACGAACGCGCCCTGCGGCAGCTCATGCGCATCCAGGTCCCCGACGGCGTGAACATCGAGATCGTGTTGCGCTCCTGAGCGCCCCCGTCGGAACGCGCTCGGCGAGGCTACCTCGATTGCGGCTCGAAGTACGACTGGACGAGCGCGAGCAGGAAGAGCGCGTCGAGCACGA encodes the following:
- the rpsJ gene encoding 30S ribosomal protein S10 translates to MAQKARISLSGTDPKKVDNVCQQIKLISERTGVAMSGPIPLPTKRLVVPVRKSPDGEGSETWDRWEMRIHKRLIDLDADERALRQLMRIQVPDGVNIEIVLRS